The following nucleotide sequence is from Psychroserpens sp. Hel_I_66.
GTCCTCAATTTTAAATTCTAGCCAAGCCTCACCAGGAAGGCGCATTTCAGCATAAAGTAATAGTTTTTGCTGCTGTTTATCTGCAAAGATGACTCGCCAAAAATCCAGTGCATCTCCAACATCCAAATCTGTAGGACTCGTTCTCCCACGACGTAAACCGATACCTCCAAAAAGTTTGTCGATATAGCCTCTTATTTTCCAAAGTATTGTTCCGTAGTACCAACCTTTTTTACCGCCAATACTCCAAATTTTATCAATTGTTTTTTCTGAATTTTTAACTGGTCTCTCTTTGTAATCTTTAAAGCAACCGTATTTTGGAACATTTATATATTTATGAAGTTGATTTCGTAAACGACCGCTACTTACCATGGAATCTTTCCAGCTGGAAACAATACTGTTCTGTTCGATTTTTTCGAAAGCTAAAGCCACTGCTTCTTTATATGAAATTGGCTTTACATCGAGAATTTTATTGATCTTACTTGGCTTTCCTATTATTTGTACTCCCATACTGTCCACCAGTGAAGATGCTAATTTATAGGAGGTTGAGGTTACAAAATATAACCAGTATGACGACAGTTTAGGTGTCATTACAGGAACCGTTAAAATGTACCGTTTTAAACCACGCACTTCTGCAAATTGCAGGAGCATTTGTTTGTATGTTAAAATTTCTGGACCAAAAACGTCATAGGTCTTATTGTATAATTCTTCATTACCAACGCTATGGTGAAGAAAAGAAAGAATATCTCTAACAGCTAAGGGTTGGGTTTTTGTATTTAACCATTTTGGAGCAATCATAAATGGTAATTTTTCTACCAGATCACGAATAATCTCAAAAGATGAACTTCCTGAGCCAACTATAATTCCCGCTTTAAATATGGTTGTGGCATACTTATCTGATTTTAAAATATCTTCAACATTCTTACGGGACTTTAAATGTTTTGAGAGATTTTTTTCATTGGTAATTCCGCTGAGATAGATAACTTGTTTAACGTTTGTTTTCTCAAGTTGGGCTTTAAAATTTATTGCGCAACGCTCTTCCAAAGACTCAAAGTCTTTTGAAGAATTTGACATGGAGTGAATTAAATAAAAAGCGATATCAATATCTTTGGGAATGTTGTGAAGTGTTTCTGGTTTTAAGAAATCAGCTTCAACGACATCGATTGTTCGATCTTCAGCGTAACTTTTATCTGCTCTTAATTTATCTCGTACAGCACAAACGACATGATGGTCACTGTTAGACAATAACGGTATTAACCGTTTGCCAATATAACCTGTTGCGCCTGTTACGAGTATTTTCATTCACTTTTTTGAATTAAAATCTATTTTGGTCTTTGGTACTCAAACCGTGTGTTCGATTTTGGTATAGCGTAACCATCAAGACCATTTATTGTGGCTACATTTCCTTTTACTAAGTTTACAAACCCGTCATCTTCTAACAGTTCATCTTCAATGTAAATACCAACAATTTTACCAATAACTAAAATGGTATCGTTTGCTTTAATATGATATTGCTCAACAAATTGCATGGCCATTTTAAGAGGTGCACTTTTAACAAATGGTGCAAAAAAATCATTTTTATATTCTGAAATGAGCTGCGTTTTATCAAACTCTGATATGTGTGAATCATATTTGGCAGACGTATGATGTGCATCTTCCAAAATGGATTCATCAATGTGATTTATAGTATAGAACCCTGTATTTTTTATGTTGTCATATGTATTTCTAGTAACCGTAGTTGGCCTACAAAAAAAACCTAACATTGCAGGATTGGAGCCCATGTGTGTGACTGAACTAAATACCGCAACATTCTCAACACCACCTTTTGATTTAGTGCCTAATAAATTAGCAGATTTGTAACCAGAACAACTGTTTATTAAATTAATTCTGTACAAATGATCAAATGTGTCGAGATCTTCATTGCTAATATATACCATTATAAGTTGTTGAAATTGTTGATTTTAATGTCTTTCGCTTTTAAATCAAACATCAAATTATACAATCCAAAAAAGGTTCGGTTGATGTATATAAAATGTTTAGAACCTCGATTGGCATTCATTTTTCGTAACTCTGTACTTTTTGAATAGCGTTCACCGAGTTCTGATATTTTTCCAAAGAAATCACCATTTGAAAAATCAAATGTTTCAGCATGAAAAGGTTGGGTAAATAAACTTAACATTTCATGAAACATATCTGTGAAAAAGGTAACTTCTTTAGGACTGTCATCTTTTCTTAAAATTTCTAATTGGTATAATTTTTCTATAAAATAGTCACGATTATTGATGTTTTCTTTTTCTGCCAACTCAAAATAAGGCACGTAAAACTCATCAGGAATAGTTTTCATGCACCCAAAATCTAACGCAATTAATTTTCCTTCTTCGGAAACTAAAAAATTGCCAGGATGCGGATCTGCATGAACCTTTTTAATCTTATGGATTTGAAACATGTAAAAGTCCCAAAGTGCTTGACCTAATTGATTAGAATATTCTTGATTTTCGTTGTAAGCTGCAAATTCCGAAAGGTGTTCACCTTCCATATAATCCATTGTTATAATACGCTCTGAAGATAATTCTTCATAGTATTGAGGAAACAAAAGATTTGGAATATGAGCGCATTTATGAGCAATTTCTTTGCTTTGCTCAACTTCCAAAATGTAATTTGTTTCTTCAATTAATTTGCCTTCAACTTCTTTGAAATATTTATCAGAGTCTTTTCCTTTGATGTTAAACATGCTCATGGCAATAGGTTTTACCATGGCTAAATCTGATGCGATACTCTCAGCAACTCCCGGATATTGGATTTTCACAGCAAGTTTCTTCCCATTTTTTTCTGCAATATGGACTTGTCCTATACTTGCAGCATTTACAGAAGTTGCGTTGAATGTATCGTAAATTTCGTTTGGTAATTTTCCGAAGTATTTTTTAAATGTTTTCATCACCAATGGAGGTGATAATGGTGGTACTGAAAACTGTGCCAAAGAAAACTTCTCAACATAGGCTTGAGGTAGAATGCTTTTTTCCATACTCAACATTTGTGCTACTTTTAGTGCACTTCCTTTAAGCTGTTTTAGTCCATCATAAATATCTTCGGCATTATTTTGATCTAATCTACCTTTGGCCTCAATTTCGGTTTTGGTTAATTTATCTCCGTAATATTTAAGATAATTAACACCAACTTTTGCTCCTGTTGAAACCAATTTTGTAGCACGTTGAATTTTTGATGTTGGTATTTTATCAATAGTTTTCATTTAGGGGCTTTTAGTTCATTTGTATTTTTTCTTTGAAAATGAATTTTCCAAAGTCAATTAAGCTTCTTACTGGTGCGACATCAAGTACATCAAAACTGGTATTTACTGATTTCTCAATAAAAATATCTGTTTTTTCAAATCCTGCGGAAGTATCATCAATCCAAAACTTCATGGTTAGTAATAACTGTAACCATGCGGTTTCTTTGAGTCCGCGTTGTTGTATTTTATCCAATTGCTCTTGTTTGATGTCGATAAGGTCGATACCTAAATGAACTATATAAGATGTGAAATGATGTTTTAGATCTTTAAGTAAACTCAAGCTTTTAAGACTATTTTTATGATGTTCTAAGGCATATCTTACATAACTGCGATTAGCGGTTAGATTCTCAAAAAACGTAAAATAGAAACTGAGTAATTTGTTGCGAGGGTCAAAAGATAAATAATCTTCACTTTTTTCTAAAACAGTTATTGTGTTTTGATAAAAAGCAGTGAAGACATGTTTTTCAACCGCTTCAAAAGAACCAAAATAATCGTAGAATTTCTGCTCTTCAAAATTATTGGCTTTAGCAAAAGCATAAACCGTTTTTGGTTGTTCATTATGTTCTAAAACATAATCCATGTAGAATGAAATAATGTCGTTTTCTGTAATTTTTTTCTTTTTTGCCATGACTGTTAAATTGTGCAATAAAGGTACAAAATGTTTAACAAAAACTATTAATTGTTAAACAAATTTAACAAGACATTATACAATGCAGTTGTAAAAAAGGTGGTATTGCTAATCTGTGATGACTAGCAGTAATTTTACTTTCTAACTAGCGAGCAGCTCGCGACAGCTAAAAATGAACCTATAAATGGTGCTGTAAGGTAGAGCCATAAGTGTTGTAAATTACCAGATACCAGAGCAGGAGCCAAGGATCGTATTGGATTCATAGAGGCTTTGGTCATTGGACCTGCAAACATAGCTTCAAGTAAAATTACACTGCCTACTGCAATAGCTGCCATTGTTCCAATCTCTTTACTTCCGGTGGATACATTAATGATTACGACCATTAGAAAAAATGTCAAAAACAGCTCCAAAACAAATGCACGGTAAGGCTCAAAACCCACAGCAGGTAAGGTGCTTCCTAATGTTTCACTCTGCGGAAATAGGAACCACAAGATTAAGCAAGCTAAAAAAGCGCCAATAGCTTGTGCGATTATATATTTTGGAACGTCTTTCCACGGAAATTTCTTTGCATAAGCAAAACCAAAAGTAACTGCGGGATTAAAATGAGCACCAGAGATTTCTCCAAAGGCATAGATCATGCTCATTACAATTAATCCCCACGTTATTGCAACTCCAACATGGGTAATGCTTCCTCCCGTAATTTCATCAATGGACATGGCACCACAACCACAAAACACCATGGCAAATGTCCCAATAATTTCAGAATAAAATTTTTTCATTTAGATTGTTGATTTCTAGCTGATTTTATATTTAAGATTTTCTTAACGTACAAAGGTATTCATGTTCGTAAATTTACATGAAATTAAAATTAACCATTAAATATATTAAGATGAAAAAATTATTACTAGTATTTGCAGTGTTTGCATTGTCTTTCACTACTTACGCACAAATTGAC
It contains:
- a CDS encoding SDR family oxidoreductase; the protein is MKILVTGATGYIGKRLIPLLSNSDHHVVCAVRDKLRADKSYAEDRTIDVVEADFLKPETLHNIPKDIDIAFYLIHSMSNSSKDFESLEERCAINFKAQLEKTNVKQVIYLSGITNEKNLSKHLKSRKNVEDILKSDKYATTIFKAGIIVGSGSSSFEIIRDLVEKLPFMIAPKWLNTKTQPLAVRDILSFLHHSVGNEELYNKTYDVFGPEILTYKQMLLQFAEVRGLKRYILTVPVMTPKLSSYWLYFVTSTSYKLASSLVDSMGVQIIGKPSKINKILDVKPISYKEAVALAFEKIEQNSIVSSWKDSMVSSGRLRNQLHKYINVPKYGCFKDYKERPVKNSEKTIDKIWSIGGKKGWYYGTILWKIRGYIDKLFGGIGLRRGRTSPTDLDVGDALDFWRVIFADKQQQKLLLYAEMRLPGEAWLEFKIEDGLLKQTATFRPRGLWGRLYWYSVLPFHGFIFRGMIDKLVDV
- a CDS encoding flavin reductase family protein, which produces MVYISNEDLDTFDHLYRINLINSCSGYKSANLLGTKSKGGVENVAVFSSVTHMGSNPAMLGFFCRPTTVTRNTYDNIKNTGFYTINHIDESILEDAHHTSAKYDSHISEFDKTQLISEYKNDFFAPFVKSAPLKMAMQFVEQYHIKANDTILVIGKIVGIYIEDELLEDDGFVNLVKGNVATINGLDGYAIPKSNTRFEYQRPK
- a CDS encoding ABC1 kinase family protein; this translates as MKTIDKIPTSKIQRATKLVSTGAKVGVNYLKYYGDKLTKTEIEAKGRLDQNNAEDIYDGLKQLKGSALKVAQMLSMEKSILPQAYVEKFSLAQFSVPPLSPPLVMKTFKKYFGKLPNEIYDTFNATSVNAASIGQVHIAEKNGKKLAVKIQYPGVAESIASDLAMVKPIAMSMFNIKGKDSDKYFKEVEGKLIEETNYILEVEQSKEIAHKCAHIPNLLFPQYYEELSSERIITMDYMEGEHLSEFAAYNENQEYSNQLGQALWDFYMFQIHKIKKVHADPHPGNFLVSEEGKLIALDFGCMKTIPDEFYVPYFELAEKENINNRDYFIEKLYQLEILRKDDSPKEVTFFTDMFHEMLSLFTQPFHAETFDFSNGDFFGKISELGERYSKSTELRKMNANRGSKHFIYINRTFFGLYNLMFDLKAKDIKINNFNNL
- a CDS encoding TetR family transcriptional regulator C-terminal domain-containing protein; this encodes MAKKKKITENDIISFYMDYVLEHNEQPKTVYAFAKANNFEEQKFYDYFGSFEAVEKHVFTAFYQNTITVLEKSEDYLSFDPRNKLLSFYFTFFENLTANRSYVRYALEHHKNSLKSLSLLKDLKHHFTSYIVHLGIDLIDIKQEQLDKIQQRGLKETAWLQLLLTMKFWIDDTSAGFEKTDIFIEKSVNTSFDVLDVAPVRSLIDFGKFIFKEKIQMN
- a CDS encoding MIP/aquaporin family protein codes for the protein MKKFYSEIIGTFAMVFCGCGAMSIDEITGGSITHVGVAITWGLIVMSMIYAFGEISGAHFNPAVTFGFAYAKKFPWKDVPKYIIAQAIGAFLACLILWFLFPQSETLGSTLPAVGFEPYRAFVLELFLTFFLMVVIINVSTGSKEIGTMAAIAVGSVILLEAMFAGPMTKASMNPIRSLAPALVSGNLQHLWLYLTAPFIGSFLAVASCSLVRK